Proteins encoded in a region of the Rutidosis leptorrhynchoides isolate AG116_Rl617_1_P2 chromosome 9, CSIRO_AGI_Rlap_v1, whole genome shotgun sequence genome:
- the LOC139865773 gene encoding uncharacterized protein, whose amino-acid sequence MAPKPLIKVAAICGSLRKASYNGGLIRSAIELSKSIDGIKMDYVDISLLPLLNQDLEVDGKYPPAVEAFRQKILESDCFLFASPEYNYSVTAPLKNAIDWASREPSVWADKTAAIISAGGGFGGGRSQYHIRQTAVFLDLHIINKPEFFLNAFQQPSKFDSDGNLIDSESKEKLKDVLLSLKEFTLRLQQGMQFVKSNITPKPSIKVAAICGSLRKASYNGGLIRSAIELSKSIDGIKMDYVDISPLPLLNQDLEVDGKYPPAVEAFRQKMLEFDCFLFASPEYYYSVTATLKNAIDWASRAPNVLADKSAAIISASGGFGGGRSQYHLRQTAVFIDLHFINKPEFFLNAMEQPSKFDSDGNLIDSETKERLKDVLVSLKKFTLRLQQGN is encoded by the exons ATGGCACCCAAACCATTGATCAAAGTTGCAGCCATCTGTGGATCTCTTCGAAAAGCTTCGTACAACGGCGGTCTTATTCGATcag CGATTGAATTAAGCAAATCGATAGATGGAATTAAGATGGATTACGTTGATATATCGCTTTTGCCGTTGTTGAACCAAGATTTAGAAGTTGACGGAAAATATCCACCGGCTGTTGAAGCTTTTCGCCAGAAGATTTTGGAGTCTGATTGCTTCTTATTTGCTTCCCCTGAGTACAATTACTCTGTAACTG CACCTCTAAAGAATGCAATAGATTGGGCATCAAGGGAACCAAGTGTTTGGGCCGATAAGACTGCAGCGATCATTAGTGCAGGTGGAGGCTTTGGTGGAGGACGGTCACAATATCATATTCGTCAAACTGCAGTTTTTCTTGATCTTCATATCATAAACAAGCCTGAGTTTTTCTTGAATGCATTCCAACAACCTTCAAAGTTCGATAGTGATGGTAATCTTATTGACTCTGAATCTAAAGAGAAGTTAAAAGATGTTCTCTTATCTCTTAAGGAATTTACCTTGAGGCTCCAACAAG GTATGCAGTTCGTTAAATCCAACATAACACCCAAACCATCGATCAAAGTAGCTGCAATCTGTGGATCTCTTCGAAAAGCTTCCTACAACGGCGGTCTTATTCGATCAG CGATTGAGCTAAGCAAATCGATAGATGGAATTAAGATGGATTACGTTGATATATCACCTTTGCCGTTGTTGAACCAAGATTTGGAAGTTGACGGAAAATATCCACCGGCTGTTGAAGCTTTTCGCCAGAAGATGTTGGAGTTTGATTGCTTCTTATTTGCTTCCCCCGAATACTATTACTCTGTAACTG CAACTCTAAAGAATGCAATAGATTGGGCATCAAGGGCACCAAATGTTTTGGCTGATAAGTCCGCAGCGATCATTAGTGCAAGCGGAGGCTTTGGTGGAGGACGCTCACAGTATCATCTTCGTCAAACGGCAGTTTTTATTGATCTCCATTTCATAAACAAGCCCGAGTTTTTCTTGAATGCAATGGAACAACCTTCAAAGTTCGATAGTGATGGTAATCTTATTGACTCTGAAACTAAAGAGAGGTTAAAAGATGTTCTCGTATCTCTTAAAAAGTTTACCTTGAGACTCCAACAAGGTAACTAA